The window ttgttctgttctgaagattttctgtactctgatatgatctgatgtgatttctgaaaactctggcataacattctgtttctatttatGTTCatttctgacctcaccacgggtgtaaaactgtggcctctgttcgggttggtactaacttttctgtttctggtgcacccactttggaaacaaagtgattttctacgtggtctttccttcgtgcacacttggggctccgagaatgaataaagggaagattcacattttgtttctactcggttagctaccagggtttgcacaaccctaccacaggagttaaacatggtatttattctgatatgataagataagatgtgatgtttcagtttatgctatgccaaagggattttgattatgaatatttttgaactttcgctctgatattttttataacatgttctgacgctgcattttgaaaacattattcagATACTGTagtctgaaagaaaatatttttgttctgcattctgaactctgtaaatgctcatgtttacatactagtatatgttatctgcttactgagttgttgataactcaccccttatctccaaatatttttcagataattttgatggtccagctggagaacaagagtaggaaattttagcaaggtgtgatgatcatagtggaataagtgcatGAGGGTACAAacgcttatttgagagtcgtagtagtaaattgagttattttcggttattttgatttgatgaattaatgatatttttgagtttttttggagagtttttaatttatgttattgataatttctttattgtccttATGAAGGAACAAAGATTTTTGGGTTAAgtaaatgaattgatatttttttgaaagtttctgGATTTCATAattgtgttattgaagttgatattaagtattaagagctaactctccggatctCTAGgatcggggtgttacagttggtattagagccaggtttgagattctgcatactataataaggagttggttgaaatttgagattttagatatctgtgggtttaggAAGTAATTTCATACTTgaggtatagaaatttgaggactacGAGATGATCTTGGGAATATTTCAGGTTAGAGATTATGCATACTACAATGAGGTGATTGATGagagttaaggttttagaattccTGTAGGCGCTGGATCGTGACGttgaggaaataattttcagagTTGTGGTGTAGACATTTGTGGGCTATAGGAGGTGATTTTTATGGGTATTTAGGGTATTAGAAGTCTCAGGTGTTAGAcaagatattttatggaatttgcaGGGTAggaatttttatagatattctgAGATGTTCATGTTGATTGAGGTTCGGTTCAGTTTTGTAGACTGCATATAAGGCTTTTGATAGGATGGAAGGTTTAGAGTCTGGAGTTATATAGAGTTACTACTATTGcttgtacaattttttatatgcaCTTATGTTTGTTTTACTACTATCACCATTTGCTCATTTTGTACAAACCCTTTAttcttgtaatattttattttaataatccaagttgtcaggatgccacctcgtcgtcAGGAAAGAAGTGTATCGGGTATGAATGCGACAAATGATGAATGGGGATGCACCATAGAACAGTTTAATCGAATGCATCCTCCCACCTTCGATGGTCAGGGAGACGCAACCTTAGCGGAAGACTGGATCCAAGATATTAAGGAGATACTTCGCGTTACAAATTGCATGGACGAACATAAGGTTCTATTTTCTGCTTTCAAACTAACGGGAGAAGCAAAACGATGGTGGATTTTTGAAAGAACCATCAGAGAAGCGGAAGGGACGGAAATAGTCCGTTGGTTGCACTTCAAGCAAATATTTCTGGAACACTTTTTCCCAACCTCAGTCCGAGATGACAAGGCTATGGAGTTTGCTAATTTGGTACAAGGAGCTATGACAGTACATCAGTGCGTAGCTAGATTTATCGAGTTATCACGCTGTGCTGCATATTTGATCcctgatgaggagaagaaggctcGTAAGTTTGAACAGGGGCTGaatgaaaagatttatgaaagaattgtgggctttcaaatctGGAACTTCTTAGAATTGGTGAATAAGGCCACGGTATTTGAGCGGTGCCTTCAAAGAAGCGCAACACTACTGGAACAAAGGAAGAGGACTGCGCTAGAGGGGCTCAATCTGTGATGGATCAAGGGCCGTGGAAAAAGAGAAGTGATGGGAGCAACTCGGGGCAAAAGCAAATGCAAGTAAATCAATTGAACAGCCTCTGTAAGTTTTGTAATCGTGCACATACTAGAGAGTGCAGAAGGTTAATGGGGGCATGTTTTCGATGCAGTAAGACCGGACATCTTATCAGGGAATGCCCTTTACTGCTAACAGACAACAAGAAGCCTAACCCACATCCTAGTTCCCAACAAGCGAATCAGGGTAATAATCAACGTAGAATGGGACCGCCCGAGTGTTTGCACTGACATTTGAAGATGCTAAGAACTACAACAATGAGATCACAGGTACCTCACTCTATTTCTCCTTGAAATCTTTTTAATTGAGTCGAGATTAGCTTTGCTTGTATGGAACTGTTCTAATAGGATAGCTTAGAATATTAAAGTTTGGTTGAGAGTAGATTTTCTATggatttgaaatttgtgaatcgaGGTTATTTTGGACTTAAACTTGGAACTTTTGATTTTACTATGTTCATGTTGGGGGTCCTCTATAGTTAGTTGtgacctttaaaaaaaaaaaataacagcaCGGACTAGTTAAATGTGGAGGTTAGTTTTTTTCTGATGTATATGATTGAGATTCAATGTTTTTAGCACTATCGGTTGTTAGAGTGAGCAGCGGAAGCGTGGTTGTAGTGATG of the Juglans regia cultivar Chandler unplaced genomic scaffold, Walnut 2.0 Scaffold_60, whole genome shotgun sequence genome contains:
- the LOC118345971 gene encoding uncharacterized protein LOC118345971, whose amino-acid sequence is MNATNDEWGCTIEQFNRMHPPTFDGQGDATLAEDWIQDIKEILRVTNCMDEHKVLFSAFKLTGEAKRWWIFERTIREAEGTEIVRWLHFKQIFLEHFFPTSVRDDKAMEFANLVQGAMTVHQCVARFIELSRCAAYLIPDEEKKARKFEQGLNEKIYERIVGFQIWNFLELVNKATVFERCLQRSATLLEQRKRTALEGLNL